Proteins encoded within one genomic window of Alteribacter populi:
- a CDS encoding TrmB family transcriptional regulator: MLQKFGFSQYESKVYEVLASSEEPMTTTTIVKYSGVPKAKIYEVLSRLTEKGMIMDSVSEKKKVYTALPLPLAIEKLTTEFQHNIEQLKINTAKKSYSDDRVWSLKDETSIRTQSKQLMQQAKKSIRISAWDNNLKEYLTLLEEKETEGIDVEVLVVGGLKTNLAKVYTLTPAEEHHALERFQLMIIDDQEVIFTGVEDRTWQAMKTMSNPFVKVFTEFFYHDVALTKISEKHHHLLMDDPEIRSILLKLRY, encoded by the coding sequence ATGTTACAAAAATTCGGTTTTTCACAATATGAAAGTAAAGTATACGAAGTCCTTGCTTCAAGTGAGGAACCTATGACCACCACTACAATTGTTAAATATTCTGGCGTCCCAAAGGCTAAAATATATGAGGTTTTATCACGTTTAACTGAAAAAGGAATGATCATGGACTCGGTTTCAGAAAAGAAAAAGGTTTATACAGCATTACCATTACCTCTTGCTATTGAAAAACTAACCACCGAATTTCAACACAACATAGAACAATTAAAAATAAATACCGCTAAAAAATCCTATTCCGACGACCGCGTGTGGAGTTTAAAAGATGAAACATCGATTCGAACACAGAGTAAACAACTCATGCAACAAGCTAAAAAATCTATTCGAATATCAGCCTGGGACAATAATCTCAAAGAATACCTGACACTATTAGAAGAAAAAGAAACCGAGGGTATTGATGTAGAAGTTCTTGTAGTAGGAGGGTTAAAGACAAACTTAGCAAAAGTATATACACTCACACCTGCCGAAGAGCATCATGCATTAGAACGATTTCAACTGATGATCATTGACGATCAAGAAGTTATTTTTACTGGTGTAGAAGACCGCACATGGCAAGCAATGAAAACCATGTCCAACCCATTTGTAAAGGTGTTTACAGAATTCTTCTATCATGACGTCGCACTAACGAAAATAAGTGAAAAACATCACCACCTATTAATGGACGACCCAGAAATAAGAAGCATCCTATTGAAATTACGATATTAG
- a CDS encoding GntR family transcriptional regulator, translating into MRILISNQSKEPIYEQIKNQIKEKILNDELTEGDALPSMRKLAKDLRISLITTKRAYVELENEGFITSFVGKGSFVASQNMELLREKRLNQIEEQLAQVIEDSKRASLSLGELKELLEMLYEEDK; encoded by the coding sequence ATGAGAATTTTAATTTCTAACCAGTCCAAAGAACCAATCTATGAGCAGATTAAGAACCAAATCAAAGAGAAAATCTTAAATGATGAATTGACGGAAGGGGACGCTCTTCCGTCTATGCGCAAACTCGCTAAAGATTTACGCATCAGCTTAATTACGACGAAACGTGCTTATGTTGAATTAGAAAATGAAGGCTTCATTACGTCGTTCGTTGGGAAGGGGTCGTTCGTAGCCAGTCAAAATATGGAATTACTTCGTGAAAAGCGATTAAACCAGATTGAAGAGCAGCTGGCACAAGTCATTGAAGACAGTAAGCGGGCGAGTTTGAGTCTTGGCGAACTAAAAGAGCTTTTGGAAATGTTATATGAGGAGGACAAATAA
- a CDS encoding DUF2243 domain-containing protein yields the protein MKTETNQYKQSSNDTNRYVYSTRNLWSGILFGLGLIAFFDEVVFHQLLRWHHFYDKSTTDIGLISDGLFHAFSWFATIGGLFMFADLRRRNALWLTRWWGGVLLGAGVFQLYDGIIQHKFMRIHQIRYVDNVIIYDLVWNITAIAMVIVGIILINRTRNKHQPGGAVSDES from the coding sequence ATGAAAACGGAAACCAATCAATACAAGCAAAGTTCCAATGATACTAATCGCTATGTATACTCGACTCGCAATTTATGGTCGGGCATTTTGTTTGGACTTGGTCTAATCGCCTTTTTCGATGAGGTGGTTTTTCATCAACTGCTGCGTTGGCATCATTTTTATGACAAGTCGACGACCGATATCGGTCTGATTTCAGATGGGTTGTTTCATGCTTTTAGCTGGTTTGCAACCATCGGAGGGTTGTTTATGTTTGCCGATCTTCGGAGACGAAATGCATTATGGCTGACTAGGTGGTGGGGCGGCGTCCTCCTTGGAGCGGGTGTATTCCAACTTTATGATGGTATCATTCAACACAAGTTTATGCGCATACATCAGATTCGTTACGTAGATAATGTCATAATCTATGACTTAGTATGGAATATCACTGCTATTGCCATGGTTATCGTCGGTATTATCCTTATTAATCGTACGCGAAACAAACACCAACCAGGCGGAGCTGTTTCGGATGAATCATGA
- a CDS encoding TraB/GumN family protein encodes MRYKAFISMLLSILLLAACQNSSDGTGGFLWEVEEGDTNVYLQGTIHLGEEDFYPLQSNTEEAYEEADVVLPEINTNDIDTDDMQSHVMDLATYDGTMTLEDHLPADLYAEVEGTLESLGFEAEMFDNFQPWYIEMLLLQLAIEQTDYDAQHSVDQYFLDRAEEDGKEIVELESYEDQMEMLAGFSDDTQIELLEAAVSEWENMDAELEHLVSIWRDGDVDAMAEPTDDYPDEYMKELNDVRNFDMAEQIEDILENDSGQTYFVFVGTLHMTEEPSIVSILEDEGLDVNYVD; translated from the coding sequence ATGCGATATAAAGCTTTTATTTCGATGCTGCTATCCATCTTGCTGTTGGCTGCCTGCCAGAACAGTTCAGATGGCACTGGCGGCTTCCTATGGGAAGTGGAAGAAGGGGATACGAACGTTTATTTACAAGGCACCATTCATCTCGGGGAAGAAGATTTTTATCCGTTGCAATCAAATACCGAGGAAGCCTATGAAGAAGCAGACGTTGTGTTACCGGAGATTAACACAAATGATATCGATACGGATGACATGCAATCGCACGTTATGGATCTGGCCACATATGACGGGACAATGACATTGGAAGATCACTTGCCTGCTGATTTATATGCTGAGGTAGAAGGAACGCTCGAGTCACTCGGTTTTGAGGCTGAAATGTTTGACAACTTCCAGCCATGGTATATCGAAATGCTACTGCTGCAATTGGCGATTGAACAAACGGATTATGATGCTCAACATAGCGTCGATCAGTACTTCCTTGATCGTGCTGAAGAGGATGGCAAAGAGATTGTTGAACTGGAAAGTTATGAGGATCAGATGGAAATGTTAGCTGGCTTTTCGGATGATACGCAAATTGAGTTGCTTGAAGCTGCTGTATCGGAATGGGAGAACATGGACGCAGAATTGGAACATCTCGTTAGCATTTGGAGAGATGGAGATGTCGATGCGATGGCTGAGCCGACGGATGACTATCCAGATGAATATATGAAAGAACTCAACGATGTCCGTAATTTCGATATGGCTGAGCAGATCGAGGACATATTGGAAAATGACTCCGGTCAAACGTATTTTGTGTTCGTGGGTACGTTGCACATGACTGAAGAACCGAGCATTGTGTCCATTCTGGAGGATGAAGGTTTGGATGTGAACTATGTTGATTAG
- a CDS encoding Cof-type HAD-IIB family hydrolase gives MIKMIAIDLDGTLLNEENQVSKENLEAIKYAQTHGIEVVIATGRAHFDVQEIFKHTNIKPWIIAANGATIYQPNGERFHAQSINKQVALDILSWLEEEAFYYEVFSDHAIVTPQNGRELLTIEMDRAASANPELSVNELKRALEKQYSQFGFSFIESYTDLLDTDMGFYNILAFSFDEAKLSKGWAKFEGTQDLTIVKSAKHNFELEHKNASKGIALNILANKLKVNIDETAAVGDSFNDLSMLKIAGKSAAMGNAQQEIKDCCHEVTLSNKENGVAHFIYSLTKEVKK, from the coding sequence ATGATAAAAATGATCGCGATCGATTTAGATGGCACATTGCTAAATGAAGAAAACCAAGTAAGTAAAGAGAATTTGGAAGCGATCAAGTATGCTCAGACACATGGAATTGAAGTTGTTATTGCTACTGGACGTGCTCATTTTGATGTTCAAGAAATTTTCAAACATACAAATATAAAACCGTGGATCATTGCAGCTAATGGGGCAACGATCTATCAGCCGAATGGTGAACGATTTCACGCACAATCAATCAATAAACAGGTGGCCCTCGATATTTTGAGTTGGCTTGAGGAAGAAGCTTTTTATTATGAAGTGTTCAGCGACCATGCAATCGTGACTCCGCAGAATGGTAGGGAGCTTTTAACAATCGAGATGGACAGGGCAGCGAGCGCCAATCCGGAATTAAGCGTTAATGAGCTGAAACGTGCGCTTGAGAAGCAATACAGTCAATTCGGATTTTCCTTTATCGAGTCCTATACAGACCTACTCGATACAGATATGGGGTTTTATAATATTCTAGCCTTCTCGTTTGATGAAGCGAAACTCAGTAAAGGTTGGGCAAAATTTGAGGGTACTCAGGATTTGACTATAGTGAAGTCTGCTAAACATAATTTCGAACTAGAGCACAAAAACGCTTCAAAGGGAATTGCCTTAAATATCCTAGCTAATAAGTTAAAGGTAAATATAGATGAAACAGCTGCTGTAGGTGATAGCTTCAATGACTTATCTATGTTAAAAATAGCAGGAAAAAGTGCAGCAATGGGCAATGCTCAGCAAGAGATTAAAGACTGCTGTCATGAAGTTACCCTCTCCAACAAAGAGAACGGAGTGGCTCACTTTATTTATTCGTTAACAAAGGAAGTCAAGAAGTAA
- a CDS encoding aminoglycoside phosphotransferase family protein, with translation MIKLYSKATECVSNCSTVHKKLHCFTPLDIIVKGVFLWGKNLKLINGLKKLRELVLIRFKIRKERKMTDKQNELVSKFVQQKAKSLGYEGEKWLYHLKDTIYDLEQRWGIRIEKTLEGGSEAFVAEVSAHDGGNAILKLVMPQMEGNSVLEQEVEALRIVNGDGYVRLINEDMNQRALLLERLGKPLHQLGYSTKEEIKIICSTLKQSWKPIQQSHHLQSIHDLIEWFTNFIPALWKDLGKPCSKELIDQSLTFLESRLTNIDLKKAVLVHGDAHSGNILQNPTEPQPLFKLIDPDGLIAEPSYDLGILMREWLDDLIEDPLENGKIRCSLLGQLTGEDTQGIWEWGYIQSISTGLFLIKIGEEPFGYKMLKVAEAWKETRL, from the coding sequence TTGATCAAACTTTATTCCAAAGCAACAGAATGTGTAAGTAATTGTTCAACCGTTCATAAAAAATTGCACTGTTTTACCCCTTTGGATATCATTGTCAAAGGGGTGTTTTTGTGGGGAAAAAACCTAAAGTTGATAAATGGATTAAAGAAGCTCAGGGAATTGGTTCTAATACGTTTTAAGATAAGAAAGGAAAGAAAGATGACGGATAAACAAAATGAACTTGTTTCAAAATTTGTTCAGCAAAAAGCGAAAAGCTTGGGTTATGAGGGTGAAAAATGGTTATATCATTTAAAGGATACGATTTATGACTTGGAACAAAGATGGGGCATACGTATAGAAAAAACACTTGAAGGTGGATCGGAAGCTTTTGTGGCCGAAGTTTCAGCTCATGATGGAGGTAACGCTATTCTTAAGTTAGTGATGCCTCAAATGGAAGGCAACTCAGTGCTTGAACAAGAAGTTGAGGCTTTACGTATTGTAAACGGGGATGGGTATGTACGGCTAATTAATGAAGATATGAATCAAAGAGCTTTATTATTGGAACGTTTGGGCAAACCTTTACATCAATTAGGGTATTCTACTAAAGAAGAAATAAAAATTATCTGTTCGACGCTAAAGCAGTCATGGAAACCTATACAACAATCCCATCATTTACAGTCGATTCATGATCTTATTGAATGGTTTACAAATTTTATTCCAGCACTCTGGAAAGATCTTGGAAAGCCATGTTCAAAGGAACTTATCGACCAATCGCTCACCTTTTTAGAATCACGATTAACCAATATAGACTTAAAAAAAGCTGTTTTGGTTCATGGTGATGCTCACAGTGGAAATATTCTTCAAAACCCAACAGAGCCTCAACCTTTATTTAAACTGATTGATCCTGATGGTTTGATAGCTGAACCATCCTATGACCTAGGTATCCTCATGCGCGAGTGGCTCGATGATTTAATAGAAGATCCGTTAGAAAATGGTAAAATACGCTGTTCCTTGCTCGGACAATTAACTGGTGAAGACACACAAGGTATATGGGAATGGGGTTACATTCAGTCAATCTCTACGGGTTTATTTTTAATCAAAATTGGTGAGGAACCATTTGGTTATAAAATGCTTAAGGTAGCAGAAGCTTGGAAAGAGACTAGATTATAG
- a CDS encoding ABC transporter ATP-binding protein, with the protein MENTIKLENVSKQYKQFSLNNISFPVKKGFVTGFIGPNGAGKTSTIKMIMNLIHMDSGRIELFGLDHKENERAVKERIGFVYAENHFYDHLTIDKMKKIVAAFYMDWDDALFYEIARQFDLPLKRKIKQLSSGMKMKFSLAIALAHHADLIIMDEPTSGLDPIFRSEILNVFSEIMQDEEKTIFFSTHITSDLEQIADYITFIDEGNILFHETKDDILERFAIVKGDTQLLDADTRKHLIGIRETDFGFEALTANRAEIAKVFGQEVLVEPANLEQIMVFTVRGEQHNSISRRETL; encoded by the coding sequence ATGGAAAATACAATTAAACTTGAAAATGTATCGAAGCAATATAAGCAGTTTTCTTTGAACAATATTTCTTTTCCGGTTAAGAAGGGGTTTGTAACGGGATTTATTGGCCCAAATGGAGCGGGTAAAACGAGTACGATTAAAATGATTATGAATCTCATTCATATGGATTCGGGTAGGATTGAGCTGTTTGGATTGGACCATAAAGAGAATGAACGTGCTGTAAAAGAACGTATCGGGTTCGTTTACGCGGAAAATCATTTTTACGATCACCTTACGATCGACAAAATGAAAAAAATCGTTGCAGCTTTTTATATGGACTGGGATGATGCGCTATTTTATGAAATAGCCCGTCAGTTCGACTTGCCGCTTAAGCGTAAGATTAAACAGCTTTCCAGCGGTATGAAAATGAAATTCTCGTTAGCGATTGCATTAGCTCATCACGCCGATCTCATTATTATGGATGAACCAACTTCCGGTTTGGATCCCATTTTTCGCAGCGAAATTTTAAATGTGTTTTCCGAGATTATGCAAGACGAAGAAAAAACAATCTTTTTCTCCACGCATATTACATCAGACCTTGAACAGATTGCCGATTACATTACATTCATTGATGAAGGGAACATTCTTTTTCATGAAACGAAGGATGATATTTTGGAACGCTTTGCCATTGTAAAAGGAGACACACAGCTACTTGATGCGGATACACGCAAGCATTTGATCGGTATTAGGGAGACGGATTTTGGTTTCGAGGCTTTAACAGCAAACCGTGCTGAAATAGCCAAAGTTTTTGGCCAAGAAGTTTTAGTAGAGCCGGCGAACTTGGAACAAATTATGGTCTTTACTGTTCGAGGTGAACAGCACAATTCAATTTCAAGGAGGGAGACCCTATGA
- a CDS encoding ABC-2 transporter permease, with amino-acid sequence MKALLLKEYYSNQSTYAATFIFFAVAAWVIGDDQIPSFVSILFVGVYLFSTSYVDDQNNSHILINSLPVNRCLVVTSKYISGLLVGMLLLILTIVPNILIPGYTPLTEIALAAAAIMMVIAFYYPIYIIFGHRFMGYVFSAVLIGLLVMGPILSKTNVLDTIVIFIQQQSTVALMTGVTAASILILILSWMISVRVYVAKQF; translated from the coding sequence ATGAAGGCATTATTATTAAAGGAATACTATTCAAACCAATCGACATATGCTGCAACATTTATTTTTTTCGCTGTTGCAGCGTGGGTCATTGGTGACGATCAAATACCTTCATTCGTATCGATATTGTTTGTAGGTGTCTATCTATTCTCAACTAGTTATGTTGATGATCAGAATAATAGCCACATACTGATCAATAGTCTACCCGTTAATCGCTGCTTGGTGGTCACATCTAAATATATAAGTGGACTTTTGGTCGGTATGCTGCTTTTGATATTAACAATCGTACCAAACATTCTTATCCCAGGCTATACACCGCTAACTGAAATCGCGCTGGCAGCTGCTGCTATTATGATGGTGATTGCATTTTACTATCCAATTTACATTATTTTCGGACATCGTTTCATGGGTTACGTTTTCTCTGCAGTACTCATCGGTTTATTGGTAATGGGACCGATTCTTTCAAAAACAAATGTTCTCGATACAATCGTTATTTTTATTCAACAGCAATCAACTGTAGCCCTGATGACCGGGGTGACTGCAGCGTCCATACTGATTTTGATTTTGTCTTGGATGATTTCAGTGCGCGTTTACGTTGCGAAACAGTTTTAA
- a CDS encoding class I SAM-dependent methyltransferase, with the protein MNNLLNHLHVPSRFEQADNAFWQDPYISKRLLEAHLSSDTEGASRSFAFIDKSIDFIQQVAPKKSYQKVLDLGCGPGLYSERLAKKGYTVKGIDFSENSIRYAKEQAKKLDFDIEYRHENYMELNDSNIYDLALLIYCDYGALATDDRSKLLFNIWNSLKNGGQLLLDVFSQKIFDQFKEEQYWSFNENGGFWSKDSYVSIGRNLKYPDRVTLEQTTVVTDDKIETYNIWHQFFTKELFIKEVTAVGFTVKEIYDDVSGETGNGGDKTIALLLEKQG; encoded by the coding sequence ATGAATAATTTATTAAACCATTTGCACGTACCTTCACGATTTGAGCAAGCAGATAATGCTTTTTGGCAGGATCCTTATATTTCCAAACGATTATTAGAAGCTCATTTAAGCTCTGATACTGAAGGAGCTAGTAGGAGTTTTGCATTTATTGATAAATCTATTGATTTCATTCAACAAGTTGCCCCCAAAAAATCTTATCAAAAAGTATTAGATTTAGGTTGTGGTCCTGGTCTTTATAGTGAGCGATTAGCCAAAAAAGGTTATACGGTAAAAGGCATAGACTTCTCTGAAAACTCAATTCGTTATGCTAAAGAACAAGCAAAAAAACTAGATTTTGATATTGAATATCGCCATGAGAATTATATGGAATTAAATGATTCAAATATCTATGACTTGGCTCTATTGATATATTGCGATTATGGTGCTCTTGCGACTGACGATCGCAGTAAATTACTTTTCAACATTTGGAACAGTTTGAAGAATGGAGGACAGTTGTTATTAGATGTTTTCTCGCAAAAAATATTTGATCAGTTCAAGGAAGAACAATATTGGAGTTTTAATGAAAATGGTGGTTTCTGGTCAAAGGATTCCTATGTATCTATCGGTAGAAATCTTAAATATCCTGATAGAGTAACATTAGAGCAAACAACGGTGGTTACCGATGATAAAATAGAAACTTACAACATTTGGCATCAATTCTTCACAAAAGAATTATTCATCAAAGAGGTAACTGCTGTAGGGTTTACTGTAAAAGAAATATACGATGATGTTTCTGGTGAAACTGGTAATGGAGGAGATAAAACTATCGCGTTATTGTTAGAAAAACAAGGGTAA
- a CDS encoding TetR family transcriptional regulator encodes MSPKVSESYKWEKRKEILQAARQVFIKEGFTDATMQDIIDKARISRGALYAYFDNIEHVFIEVLQFDDQEELLLFEQNGDTFSWPHIKKWVLDQQIKIEATHQTLVLAKAEFFLSSKYVKNKDRFPYITERYERIVEATKVVIEKGVERGEFKSRQSPESIAGFLISFLDGLMLNTFQLGPDRTNVSDQLSAILFSLEAMLCPVEEK; translated from the coding sequence ATGTCGCCAAAAGTAAGTGAATCATACAAATGGGAGAAAAGAAAAGAAATCCTGCAAGCTGCCAGGCAAGTGTTTATTAAAGAGGGATTTACCGATGCAACGATGCAAGACATTATCGATAAAGCTAGAATATCGCGAGGTGCTCTGTACGCTTATTTCGATAATATAGAGCATGTTTTTATTGAAGTCCTTCAATTTGATGACCAAGAAGAACTTCTGTTGTTTGAACAGAATGGTGATACATTTTCGTGGCCACATATTAAAAAATGGGTACTAGATCAGCAAATTAAGATTGAAGCTACTCATCAAACGCTCGTTCTTGCCAAGGCGGAATTTTTTCTTTCATCAAAGTATGTGAAGAATAAAGATCGTTTTCCATATATTACAGAACGCTATGAGCGTATAGTTGAAGCAACAAAAGTGGTTATTGAAAAAGGAGTTGAACGAGGAGAATTCAAGTCTCGTCAATCTCCAGAATCAATTGCCGGTTTTCTAATTTCGTTTCTTGATGGTCTCATGTTGAACACATTCCAGTTAGGACCAGATAGGACAAACGTCAGTGACCAGCTATCAGCGATCCTTTTTTCATTAGAAGCGATGCTTTGTCCGGTCGAAGAAAAATAA
- a CDS encoding amidohydrolase family protein: MKIAYVNGTFFTISEENDVFEDGMMIVDGKVISYIGSHCSEQLGQVDKVVDLDGKWVMPGLVNTHSHVVMTILRGIGDDMLLKPWLETKIWPLEQQFTTEMASTSSLLGILEMLKSGTTTFSDMFNPNGIDSDEVINAIGKTGIRGAFSHTVFSFGTKEEQRANLTEAERFAKTYKSFADGRLTTMVAPHSPYTCSREALEESARIAKESDVMAHIHVSETDGEIAEIEKRYGLRPVEHIRRAGLFDQPTVMAHGVVLNDEERQLLHELDVRVAHNPISNLKLGSGVADVASLLDAGVKVGIATDGVASNNNFDMFEEMRLAALLQKGMYKDTTKLPAETVLALATRIGAEVIGMAHTGSLEVNKHADFITINPYDKPQLQPLNEAFSHLLYAASGRDVSDVYVDGKQVVNDSQSLTIDQEKVIADVNRLHAKLK; the protein is encoded by the coding sequence GTGAAGATCGCTTATGTTAACGGTACTTTTTTTACAATAAGTGAAGAGAATGACGTATTTGAAGACGGAATGATGATTGTTGACGGTAAAGTCATCTCATATATTGGCTCTCATTGTAGTGAGCAGCTTGGTCAAGTCGATAAGGTTGTAGACCTTGATGGGAAATGGGTCATGCCTGGTTTAGTGAATACTCACTCCCATGTTGTTATGACCATTTTGCGTGGTATTGGGGACGACATGCTGTTGAAGCCGTGGCTGGAAACGAAAATTTGGCCGCTGGAGCAGCAATTTACAACGGAAATGGCATCAACGAGTTCACTTCTCGGTATTCTTGAAATGCTGAAATCCGGCACGACAACGTTCTCTGATATGTTTAATCCAAATGGTATTGATAGCGATGAAGTGATAAATGCAATTGGCAAAACAGGGATTAGAGGAGCATTTTCACATACCGTTTTCAGTTTTGGCACGAAAGAAGAGCAACGTGCGAATCTTACGGAAGCTGAACGCTTTGCAAAGACATATAAGTCATTTGCTGACGGTCGTTTAACAACGATGGTGGCACCTCATAGTCCTTATACGTGTTCACGAGAGGCACTTGAAGAAAGCGCGCGAATTGCCAAAGAAAGTGATGTTATGGCCCATATTCATGTGTCAGAAACAGACGGTGAAATTGCGGAAATTGAAAAACGCTATGGATTACGTCCGGTTGAACATATTCGCCGCGCCGGGCTTTTTGATCAGCCGACGGTGATGGCGCATGGAGTCGTACTGAACGATGAAGAGCGGCAATTGCTACACGAGCTTGATGTCCGCGTCGCTCATAATCCAATCAGTAATCTTAAGCTCGGCTCTGGTGTGGCTGATGTAGCTAGTCTTTTGGATGCAGGTGTTAAAGTAGGAATCGCTACGGATGGCGTTGCTTCAAATAATAATTTTGATATGTTTGAAGAAATGCGCCTCGCTGCCTTGCTACAAAAAGGTATGTACAAAGACACGACGAAGCTTCCAGCCGAAACCGTTCTTGCTCTTGCTACAAGGATCGGTGCTGAAGTGATTGGAATGGCGCACACTGGTTCTCTTGAAGTAAACAAGCATGCTGATTTTATTACGATTAACCCTTACGATAAACCACAATTACAGCCATTAAACGAAGCCTTTTCACATCTTCTTTATGCTGCAAGTGGGCGAGATGTTAGTGACGTATATGTTGATGGGAAGCAGGTTGTAAATGACAGCCAGTCTCTCACCATCGATCAGGAAAAAGTAATAGCTGACGTCAATCGGTTGCATGCTAAATTAAAATAA
- a CDS encoding DeoR/GlpR family DNA-binding transcription regulator — translation MYQEERLVSILEFLKENNRISVDQIGALFDVSRDTARRDLVRLEEENAIVRTRGGAILPSVHDEIKTYSNRLKTVSEEKKVIGKMAASLIYSSDRVILDASTTVQSCAEQIENIDCTVITNSINQAEVLSFKPEVNIQLLGGALQKEHRFLYGSSVVEKLSEYHVDKAFIGVVGISEKGLTIAHEEDGVVKRKMIQQANQVIVLADHTKLGNTDFFRFANLTDIDLLITDKTPPIAFRELLTKSNVELLTADQETGGED, via the coding sequence TTGTATCAAGAAGAGAGACTTGTATCTATTTTAGAATTCCTAAAAGAAAATAATCGGATCTCTGTCGATCAAATCGGCGCGCTCTTTGATGTTTCAAGAGATACAGCAAGAAGAGACCTTGTCAGGCTTGAGGAAGAAAACGCCATTGTGCGGACACGCGGTGGGGCAATTCTTCCGTCGGTTCATGATGAAATAAAAACGTATTCTAATCGATTAAAAACGGTATCGGAAGAAAAAAAGGTTATCGGAAAAATGGCGGCCTCCTTAATTTACTCTAGTGACAGAGTAATATTGGATGCGTCAACAACGGTTCAATCATGTGCGGAACAGATTGAAAACATAGATTGTACTGTGATCACGAACTCGATTAACCAAGCGGAGGTATTATCTTTCAAACCGGAAGTCAATATCCAACTCTTAGGTGGAGCGCTGCAAAAAGAGCACCGCTTTCTTTATGGGTCTTCTGTGGTGGAAAAACTTTCAGAATACCATGTCGATAAAGCGTTTATCGGAGTTGTAGGTATATCTGAAAAAGGACTGACTATCGCCCATGAGGAAGACGGGGTGGTGAAGCGAAAAATGATCCAACAGGCTAATCAGGTCATTGTTTTAGCGGATCATACAAAGCTAGGAAATACTGATTTTTTCAGGTTTGCTAATCTCACTGATATTGATCTGCTAATTACCGATAAAACACCTCCAATTGCATTCAGAGAATTGTTGACTAAATCCAACGTGGAACTTTTAACCGCCGATCAAGAAACTGGGGGAGAGGACTAA
- a CDS encoding cytochrome c oxidase assembly protein: MNHDKHIHHVIGVVPQLTLVLPFVIGLAIYILAVVISNRRLKKWPVYRTAFWVTGIFCAAFAVAGPLADRAHVDFSAHMLGHLLLGMLAPLLMVLAAPLTLILRTLNVTLARRLSRLLKSWPFRVVSDPIVASLFNVGGLWILYTTDLYSAMHQNIILHVFIHLHVFLAGYVFTISMIYIDPTPHRSSYVYRSIVLVFALAGHGILSKYLYAYPPAGVPASQAEIGGMLMYYGGDAIDIVIIFILCFQWFKATRPRTSKVATEHL; encoded by the coding sequence ATGAATCATGATAAACATATTCACCATGTCATTGGAGTGGTACCACAACTAACCTTAGTCCTCCCCTTTGTAATTGGGTTAGCTATTTATATCCTTGCGGTAGTCATTTCCAATCGGCGACTCAAAAAATGGCCAGTCTACCGCACGGCATTTTGGGTTACTGGAATTTTCTGCGCTGCTTTTGCAGTTGCTGGTCCCTTAGCGGACCGTGCGCATGTAGATTTCTCGGCGCATATGCTTGGACATTTGCTTCTTGGCATGCTTGCTCCACTACTTATGGTGTTAGCCGCCCCTTTGACACTTATTCTGCGCACACTCAATGTCACGCTGGCACGTCGTCTTTCTCGTTTGCTTAAAAGTTGGCCATTTCGTGTTGTAAGTGATCCGATTGTGGCGTCCTTGTTCAACGTTGGAGGCTTGTGGATCCTTTATACAACTGACTTATATTCAGCAATGCATCAAAATATCATTCTTCATGTATTTATTCACTTACACGTATTTTTAGCGGGTTATGTTTTCACTATATCGATGATTTATATAGATCCGACACCACATAGATCTAGCTACGTCTATCGTTCGATTGTGCTGGTATTTGCTTTAGCTGGTCATGGTATTTTATCAAAGTACCTATATGCTTACCCACCTGCCGGCGTACCTGCGTCACAAGCAGAAATAGGCGGTATGCTCATGTACTATGGTGGAGATGCCATAGATATTGTTATTATCTTCATTCTTTGCTTTCAATGGTTTAAAGCGACCCGCCCCCGAACATCAAAGGTGGCGACTGAACATTTATAA